One window from the genome of Myxocyprinus asiaticus isolate MX2 ecotype Aquarium Trade chromosome 30, UBuf_Myxa_2, whole genome shotgun sequence encodes:
- the si:ch211-13c6.2 gene encoding uncharacterized protein si:ch211-13c6.2 isoform X2: protein MSDLLTVYDDDQANTFIDCTVCDKKIRGDTQYKIHLTTSHHLKKENTLAAQGKIPRPPPLPEWTDIKQYLEYLNLDEPIIGLSSLEQIPDLAEDGRHSLQYMCKVCVVEMDLHNAVAHVVGRKHRQKYLELKRPDLVTWRDNFLKQPGLVARAKAAVVEKQEGWGTPVPLKTPQNKFRNVNQGNDLRSSVHGQDPRMKSPLVEDIHRKSNLDEDKCGWPYYTGEKNDQYDRPHPDENRHQRQFEKTEIRGRFFRGDNYSKRAETEVYGRPHVEQGGGRRPHSQEDYEEANLGRGQYSRGDRLESKDYDVQENVYQEDVPRNKFRDRDLRIHSAAPCPGESVYQEEKMEVGMYAAYEERGSGMEVMPKHGRSFHDEERRENVREFARRTWDESNEMQGYPERLDPRDFPRAYSHEPVPAKKKRKSRFSDATAEEIAVAHMRHSQEFIHKENLRGAQRRANSPLFNNPVVDSGSMSHDYQHTENVLDVLSDIQIENLEEAKFLKEKLCTVLKEFQANKTGGHTSQFASEQRRDAYDKDLRDDPDSIYLENRDFQEVRRYEDDPRSFQESRQHDNEPRAFGEVRRYEDDPSSFQESRQHDNDPRAFGEVRRNEDDPSSFQESRQHDNDPRAFGEVRRYEDDPMSFQESRQYDDDPRVFGEVGQYKDDPRGPRESRFYEDDSRDHRETRRFESYPSDFQEARQYADDPRKLQKTRLHDNKRDFPEQRVYEDDPREEAGRYKEYSRASQDSREGPRGTHETRYYDDDFRGFGNVDPERKWDHQRRHSLERFKGLGPEDIERGFQESIGKPPIHYQPPSLLEKTRIFPGRGQQRLHHYDRRPGDEFYDPFHPSSSPPPETTNSTSLDKIASTLLELVARR, encoded by the exons AAAGAAAACACCCTTGCTGCACAGG GAAAGATTCCAAGGCCACCTCCACTGCCAGAATGGACAGATATCAAACAATATTTGGAATACCTGAATCTTGATGAGCCCATCATTG GTCTCAGCTCCCTGGAACAGATTCCAGACCTTGCTGAAGATGGCAGACACAGTTTACAGTACATGTGCAAAGTGTGTGTCGTGGAGATGGACCTGCATAACGCTGTTGCCCATGTTGTTGGACGCAAGCACCGGCAAAAATACCTG GAGCTGAAAAGGCCAGACTTAGTGACATGGCGAGACAACTTTCTGAAACAGCCAGGTCTTGTTGCCAGAGCTAAAGCTGCGGTAGTTGAAAAGCAGGAGGGATGGGGAACGCCAGTG CCACTCAAAACACCACAGAACAAATTCAGAAATGTTAATCAAG GAAATGATTTAAGGTCCAGTGTTCATGGACAAGACCCTCGTATGAAATCACCATTAGTTGAAGATATTCATAGAAAGTCAAACTTGGATGAAGACAAATGTGGCTGGCCCTATTATACTGGGGAAAAGAATGACCAATATGATAGACCTCATCCAGATGAAAACAGACATCAAAGACAATTTGAAAAAACTGAAATTCGAGGAAGATTCTTTCGAGGAGACAactattctaaaagagcagaaacAGAAGTATATGGCAGACCCCATGTAGAACAGGGAGGTGGAAGGAGGCCTCATTCTCAAGAAGACTATGAGGAAGCAAATCTGGGCAGAGGACAGTACTCAAGAGGAGATAGACTCGAGTCCAAAGACTATGATGTCCAAGAGAACGTTTATCAAGAAGATGTGCCAAGAAACAAATTTCGTGACAGAGACCTCAGAATCCACAGTGCAGCTCCGTGCCCAGGAGAATCAGTGTATCAGGAAGAGAAAATGGAGGTTGGTATGTATGCAGCTTATGAGGAAAGAGGATCGGGCATGGAGGTTATGCCAAAGCATGGCAGAAGCTTTCATGATGAGGAGAGAAGGGAGAATGTCAGAGAATTTGCAAGAAGGACTTGGGACGAATCTAATGAGATGCAAGGATACCCTGAAAGGCTAGATCCCAGAGATTTTCCAAGAGCATATTCCCACGAACCAGTTCCAGCCAAGAAGAAAAGGAAGAGCAGGTTCTCTGATGCAACAGCGGAGGAAATAGCAGTTGCACACATGAG ACATTCTCAAGAATTTATCCACAAAGAGAACCTAAGAGGAGCACAGAGACGAGCAAATTCTCCG CTGTTTAATAACCCAGTTGTGGATTCTGGCAGTATGTCCCATGATTATCAACATACTGAAAATGTTCTGGATGTACTT AGTGACATTCAAATTGAAAATCTGGAAGAAGCTAAATTTCTCAAAGAAAAGCTATGCACAGTTTTGAAAGAATTCCAAGCGAATAAAACTGGG GGCCATACTTCACAATTTGCCAGTGAACAGCGCAGAGATGCATATGATAAGGACCTAAGGGATGATCCAGATAGCATTTATTTAGAAAATAGAGATTTCCAAGAGGTCAGACGATATGAAGACGATCCCAGGAGTTTCCAAGAATCCAGACAACATGACAATGAACCTAGAGCATTTGGAGAGGTCAGACGATATGAAGACGATCCCAGTAGTTTCCAAGAATCcagacaacatgacaatgaccctagaGCGTTTGGAGAAGTCAGACGAAATGAAGACGATCCCAGTAGTTTCCAAGAATCcagacaacatgacaatgaccctagaGCGTTTGGAGAGGTCAGACGATATGAAGACGATCCCATGAGTTTCCAAGAATCCAGACAATATGACGATGACCCTAGAGTGTTTGGAGAGGTCGGACAATACAAGGATGACCCCAGAGGTCCTAGAGAAAGCAGATTTTATGAAGATGACTCTAGAGATCACAGAGAGACAAGACGATTTGAGAGTTATCCCAGTGATTTTCAAGAAGCAAGGCAATATGCAGATGATCCCAGAAAACTTCAAAAGACAAGGTTACATGACAACAAAAGAGATTTTCCAGAGCAGAGAGTTTATGAGGATGATCCTAGAGAAGAGGCAGGACGTTACAAAGAATATTCAAGAGCTTCACAAGATAGCAGAGAAGGTCCAAGAGGTACTCATGAGACAAGATATTATGATGATGATTTCAGGGGCTTTGGAAATGTGGATCCTGAAAGAAAATGGGATCATCAGAGAAGGCATTCATTAGAGCGCTTTAAAGGCTTGGGCCCTGAAGACATTGAGAGAGGTTTTCAAG AGAGCATTGGCAAGCCTCCCATTCACTACCAACCACCTTCTCTTCTCGAGAAAACAAGGATATTTCCTGGGAGAGGACAGCAGAGGTTACATCATTATGACCGCCGCCCTGGTGATGAATTCTATGACCCATTCCACCCATCATCCTCACCACCACCAGAAACGACAAACTCCACCAGTCTTGACAAGATTGCATCGACTCTTTTGGAGCTTGTGGCCCGTAGATAA
- the si:ch211-13c6.2 gene encoding uncharacterized protein si:ch211-13c6.2 isoform X3, producing the protein MSDLLTVYDDDQANTFIDCTVCDKKIRGDTQYKIHLTTSHHLKFVLISSKKENTLAAQGKIPRPPPLPEWTDIKQYLEYLNLDEPIIGLSSLEQIPDLAEDGRHSLQYMCKVCVVEMDLHNAVAHVVGRKHRQKYLELKRPDLVTWRDNFLKQPGLVARAKAAVVEKQEGWGTPVPLKTPQNKFRNVNQGNDLRSSVHGQDPRMKSPLVEDIHRKSNLDEDKCGWPYYTGEKNDQYDRPHPDENRHQRQFEKTEIRGRFFRGDNYSKRAETEVYGRPHVEQGGGRRPHSQEDYEEANLGRGQYSRGDRLESKDYDVQENVYQEDVPRNKFRDRDLRIHSAAPCPGESVYQEEKMEVGMYAAYEERGSGMEVMPKHGRSFHDEERRENVREFARRTWDESNEMQGYPERLDPRDFPRAYSHEPVPAKKKRKSRFSDATAEEIAVAHMRHSQEFIHKENLRGAQRRANSPLFNNPVVDSGSMSHDYQHTENVLDVLSDIQIENLEEAKFLKEKLCTVLKEFQANKTGGHTSQFASEQRRDAYDKDLRDDPDSIYLENRDFQEVRRYEDDPRSFQESRQHDNEPRAFGEVRRYEDDPMSFQESRQYDDDPRVFGEVGQYKDDPRGPRESRFYEDDSRDHRETRRFESYPSDFQEARQYADDPRKLQKTRLHDNKRDFPEQRVYEDDPREEAGRYKEYSRASQDSREGPRGTHETRYYDDDFRGFGNVDPERKWDHQRRHSLERFKGLGPEDIERGFQESIGKPPIHYQPPSLLEKTRIFPGRGQQRLHHYDRRPGDEFYDPFHPSSSPPPETTNSTSLDKIASTLLELVARR; encoded by the exons TTTGTCCTTATCTCTTCAAAGAAAGAAAACACCCTTGCTGCACAGG GAAAGATTCCAAGGCCACCTCCACTGCCAGAATGGACAGATATCAAACAATATTTGGAATACCTGAATCTTGATGAGCCCATCATTG GTCTCAGCTCCCTGGAACAGATTCCAGACCTTGCTGAAGATGGCAGACACAGTTTACAGTACATGTGCAAAGTGTGTGTCGTGGAGATGGACCTGCATAACGCTGTTGCCCATGTTGTTGGACGCAAGCACCGGCAAAAATACCTG GAGCTGAAAAGGCCAGACTTAGTGACATGGCGAGACAACTTTCTGAAACAGCCAGGTCTTGTTGCCAGAGCTAAAGCTGCGGTAGTTGAAAAGCAGGAGGGATGGGGAACGCCAGTG CCACTCAAAACACCACAGAACAAATTCAGAAATGTTAATCAAG GAAATGATTTAAGGTCCAGTGTTCATGGACAAGACCCTCGTATGAAATCACCATTAGTTGAAGATATTCATAGAAAGTCAAACTTGGATGAAGACAAATGTGGCTGGCCCTATTATACTGGGGAAAAGAATGACCAATATGATAGACCTCATCCAGATGAAAACAGACATCAAAGACAATTTGAAAAAACTGAAATTCGAGGAAGATTCTTTCGAGGAGACAactattctaaaagagcagaaacAGAAGTATATGGCAGACCCCATGTAGAACAGGGAGGTGGAAGGAGGCCTCATTCTCAAGAAGACTATGAGGAAGCAAATCTGGGCAGAGGACAGTACTCAAGAGGAGATAGACTCGAGTCCAAAGACTATGATGTCCAAGAGAACGTTTATCAAGAAGATGTGCCAAGAAACAAATTTCGTGACAGAGACCTCAGAATCCACAGTGCAGCTCCGTGCCCAGGAGAATCAGTGTATCAGGAAGAGAAAATGGAGGTTGGTATGTATGCAGCTTATGAGGAAAGAGGATCGGGCATGGAGGTTATGCCAAAGCATGGCAGAAGCTTTCATGATGAGGAGAGAAGGGAGAATGTCAGAGAATTTGCAAGAAGGACTTGGGACGAATCTAATGAGATGCAAGGATACCCTGAAAGGCTAGATCCCAGAGATTTTCCAAGAGCATATTCCCACGAACCAGTTCCAGCCAAGAAGAAAAGGAAGAGCAGGTTCTCTGATGCAACAGCGGAGGAAATAGCAGTTGCACACATGAG ACATTCTCAAGAATTTATCCACAAAGAGAACCTAAGAGGAGCACAGAGACGAGCAAATTCTCCG CTGTTTAATAACCCAGTTGTGGATTCTGGCAGTATGTCCCATGATTATCAACATACTGAAAATGTTCTGGATGTACTT AGTGACATTCAAATTGAAAATCTGGAAGAAGCTAAATTTCTCAAAGAAAAGCTATGCACAGTTTTGAAAGAATTCCAAGCGAATAAAACTGGG GGCCATACTTCACAATTTGCCAGTGAACAGCGCAGAGATGCATATGATAAGGACCTAAGGGATGATCCAGATAGCATTTATTTAGAAAATAGAGATTTCCAAGAGGTCAGACGATATGAAGACGATCCCAGGAGTTTCCAAGAATCCAGACAACATGACAATGAACCTAGAGCATTTGGAGAG GTCAGACGATATGAAGACGATCCCATGAGTTTCCAAGAATCCAGACAATATGACGATGACCCTAGAGTGTTTGGAGAGGTCGGACAATACAAGGATGACCCCAGAGGTCCTAGAGAAAGCAGATTTTATGAAGATGACTCTAGAGATCACAGAGAGACAAGACGATTTGAGAGTTATCCCAGTGATTTTCAAGAAGCAAGGCAATATGCAGATGATCCCAGAAAACTTCAAAAGACAAGGTTACATGACAACAAAAGAGATTTTCCAGAGCAGAGAGTTTATGAGGATGATCCTAGAGAAGAGGCAGGACGTTACAAAGAATATTCAAGAGCTTCACAAGATAGCAGAGAAGGTCCAAGAGGTACTCATGAGACAAGATATTATGATGATGATTTCAGGGGCTTTGGAAATGTGGATCCTGAAAGAAAATGGGATCATCAGAGAAGGCATTCATTAGAGCGCTTTAAAGGCTTGGGCCCTGAAGACATTGAGAGAGGTTTTCAAG AGAGCATTGGCAAGCCTCCCATTCACTACCAACCACCTTCTCTTCTCGAGAAAACAAGGATATTTCCTGGGAGAGGACAGCAGAGGTTACATCATTATGACCGCCGCCCTGGTGATGAATTCTATGACCCATTCCACCCATCATCCTCACCACCACCAGAAACGACAAACTCCACCAGTCTTGACAAGATTGCATCGACTCTTTTGGAGCTTGTGGCCCGTAGATAA
- the si:ch211-13c6.2 gene encoding uncharacterized protein si:ch211-13c6.2 isoform X1, which produces MSDLLTVYDDDQANTFIDCTVCDKKIRGDTQYKIHLTTSHHLKFVLISSKKENTLAAQGKIPRPPPLPEWTDIKQYLEYLNLDEPIIGLSSLEQIPDLAEDGRHSLQYMCKVCVVEMDLHNAVAHVVGRKHRQKYLELKRPDLVTWRDNFLKQPGLVARAKAAVVEKQEGWGTPVPLKTPQNKFRNVNQGNDLRSSVHGQDPRMKSPLVEDIHRKSNLDEDKCGWPYYTGEKNDQYDRPHPDENRHQRQFEKTEIRGRFFRGDNYSKRAETEVYGRPHVEQGGGRRPHSQEDYEEANLGRGQYSRGDRLESKDYDVQENVYQEDVPRNKFRDRDLRIHSAAPCPGESVYQEEKMEVGMYAAYEERGSGMEVMPKHGRSFHDEERRENVREFARRTWDESNEMQGYPERLDPRDFPRAYSHEPVPAKKKRKSRFSDATAEEIAVAHMRHSQEFIHKENLRGAQRRANSPLFNNPVVDSGSMSHDYQHTENVLDVLSDIQIENLEEAKFLKEKLCTVLKEFQANKTGGHTSQFASEQRRDAYDKDLRDDPDSIYLENRDFQEVRRYEDDPRSFQESRQHDNEPRAFGEVRRYEDDPSSFQESRQHDNDPRAFGEVRRNEDDPSSFQESRQHDNDPRAFGEVRRYEDDPMSFQESRQYDDDPRVFGEVGQYKDDPRGPRESRFYEDDSRDHRETRRFESYPSDFQEARQYADDPRKLQKTRLHDNKRDFPEQRVYEDDPREEAGRYKEYSRASQDSREGPRGTHETRYYDDDFRGFGNVDPERKWDHQRRHSLERFKGLGPEDIERGFQESIGKPPIHYQPPSLLEKTRIFPGRGQQRLHHYDRRPGDEFYDPFHPSSSPPPETTNSTSLDKIASTLLELVARR; this is translated from the exons TTTGTCCTTATCTCTTCAAAGAAAGAAAACACCCTTGCTGCACAGG GAAAGATTCCAAGGCCACCTCCACTGCCAGAATGGACAGATATCAAACAATATTTGGAATACCTGAATCTTGATGAGCCCATCATTG GTCTCAGCTCCCTGGAACAGATTCCAGACCTTGCTGAAGATGGCAGACACAGTTTACAGTACATGTGCAAAGTGTGTGTCGTGGAGATGGACCTGCATAACGCTGTTGCCCATGTTGTTGGACGCAAGCACCGGCAAAAATACCTG GAGCTGAAAAGGCCAGACTTAGTGACATGGCGAGACAACTTTCTGAAACAGCCAGGTCTTGTTGCCAGAGCTAAAGCTGCGGTAGTTGAAAAGCAGGAGGGATGGGGAACGCCAGTG CCACTCAAAACACCACAGAACAAATTCAGAAATGTTAATCAAG GAAATGATTTAAGGTCCAGTGTTCATGGACAAGACCCTCGTATGAAATCACCATTAGTTGAAGATATTCATAGAAAGTCAAACTTGGATGAAGACAAATGTGGCTGGCCCTATTATACTGGGGAAAAGAATGACCAATATGATAGACCTCATCCAGATGAAAACAGACATCAAAGACAATTTGAAAAAACTGAAATTCGAGGAAGATTCTTTCGAGGAGACAactattctaaaagagcagaaacAGAAGTATATGGCAGACCCCATGTAGAACAGGGAGGTGGAAGGAGGCCTCATTCTCAAGAAGACTATGAGGAAGCAAATCTGGGCAGAGGACAGTACTCAAGAGGAGATAGACTCGAGTCCAAAGACTATGATGTCCAAGAGAACGTTTATCAAGAAGATGTGCCAAGAAACAAATTTCGTGACAGAGACCTCAGAATCCACAGTGCAGCTCCGTGCCCAGGAGAATCAGTGTATCAGGAAGAGAAAATGGAGGTTGGTATGTATGCAGCTTATGAGGAAAGAGGATCGGGCATGGAGGTTATGCCAAAGCATGGCAGAAGCTTTCATGATGAGGAGAGAAGGGAGAATGTCAGAGAATTTGCAAGAAGGACTTGGGACGAATCTAATGAGATGCAAGGATACCCTGAAAGGCTAGATCCCAGAGATTTTCCAAGAGCATATTCCCACGAACCAGTTCCAGCCAAGAAGAAAAGGAAGAGCAGGTTCTCTGATGCAACAGCGGAGGAAATAGCAGTTGCACACATGAG ACATTCTCAAGAATTTATCCACAAAGAGAACCTAAGAGGAGCACAGAGACGAGCAAATTCTCCG CTGTTTAATAACCCAGTTGTGGATTCTGGCAGTATGTCCCATGATTATCAACATACTGAAAATGTTCTGGATGTACTT AGTGACATTCAAATTGAAAATCTGGAAGAAGCTAAATTTCTCAAAGAAAAGCTATGCACAGTTTTGAAAGAATTCCAAGCGAATAAAACTGGG GGCCATACTTCACAATTTGCCAGTGAACAGCGCAGAGATGCATATGATAAGGACCTAAGGGATGATCCAGATAGCATTTATTTAGAAAATAGAGATTTCCAAGAGGTCAGACGATATGAAGACGATCCCAGGAGTTTCCAAGAATCCAGACAACATGACAATGAACCTAGAGCATTTGGAGAGGTCAGACGATATGAAGACGATCCCAGTAGTTTCCAAGAATCcagacaacatgacaatgaccctagaGCGTTTGGAGAAGTCAGACGAAATGAAGACGATCCCAGTAGTTTCCAAGAATCcagacaacatgacaatgaccctagaGCGTTTGGAGAGGTCAGACGATATGAAGACGATCCCATGAGTTTCCAAGAATCCAGACAATATGACGATGACCCTAGAGTGTTTGGAGAGGTCGGACAATACAAGGATGACCCCAGAGGTCCTAGAGAAAGCAGATTTTATGAAGATGACTCTAGAGATCACAGAGAGACAAGACGATTTGAGAGTTATCCCAGTGATTTTCAAGAAGCAAGGCAATATGCAGATGATCCCAGAAAACTTCAAAAGACAAGGTTACATGACAACAAAAGAGATTTTCCAGAGCAGAGAGTTTATGAGGATGATCCTAGAGAAGAGGCAGGACGTTACAAAGAATATTCAAGAGCTTCACAAGATAGCAGAGAAGGTCCAAGAGGTACTCATGAGACAAGATATTATGATGATGATTTCAGGGGCTTTGGAAATGTGGATCCTGAAAGAAAATGGGATCATCAGAGAAGGCATTCATTAGAGCGCTTTAAAGGCTTGGGCCCTGAAGACATTGAGAGAGGTTTTCAAG AGAGCATTGGCAAGCCTCCCATTCACTACCAACCACCTTCTCTTCTCGAGAAAACAAGGATATTTCCTGGGAGAGGACAGCAGAGGTTACATCATTATGACCGCCGCCCTGGTGATGAATTCTATGACCCATTCCACCCATCATCCTCACCACCACCAGAAACGACAAACTCCACCAGTCTTGACAAGATTGCATCGACTCTTTTGGAGCTTGTGGCCCGTAGATAA
- the si:ch211-13c6.2 gene encoding uncharacterized protein si:ch211-13c6.2 isoform X4, which produces MCKVCVVEMDLHNAVAHVVGRKHRQKYLELKRPDLVTWRDNFLKQPGLVARAKAAVVEKQEGWGTPVPLKTPQNKFRNVNQGNDLRSSVHGQDPRMKSPLVEDIHRKSNLDEDKCGWPYYTGEKNDQYDRPHPDENRHQRQFEKTEIRGRFFRGDNYSKRAETEVYGRPHVEQGGGRRPHSQEDYEEANLGRGQYSRGDRLESKDYDVQENVYQEDVPRNKFRDRDLRIHSAAPCPGESVYQEEKMEVGMYAAYEERGSGMEVMPKHGRSFHDEERRENVREFARRTWDESNEMQGYPERLDPRDFPRAYSHEPVPAKKKRKSRFSDATAEEIAVAHMRHSQEFIHKENLRGAQRRANSPLFNNPVVDSGSMSHDYQHTENVLDVLSDIQIENLEEAKFLKEKLCTVLKEFQANKTGGHTSQFASEQRRDAYDKDLRDDPDSIYLENRDFQEVRRYEDDPRSFQESRQHDNEPRAFGEVRRYEDDPSSFQESRQHDNDPRAFGEVRRNEDDPSSFQESRQHDNDPRAFGEVRRYEDDPMSFQESRQYDDDPRVFGEVGQYKDDPRGPRESRFYEDDSRDHRETRRFESYPSDFQEARQYADDPRKLQKTRLHDNKRDFPEQRVYEDDPREEAGRYKEYSRASQDSREGPRGTHETRYYDDDFRGFGNVDPERKWDHQRRHSLERFKGLGPEDIERGFQESIGKPPIHYQPPSLLEKTRIFPGRGQQRLHHYDRRPGDEFYDPFHPSSSPPPETTNSTSLDKIASTLLELVARR; this is translated from the exons ATGTGCAAAGTGTGTGTCGTGGAGATGGACCTGCATAACGCTGTTGCCCATGTTGTTGGACGCAAGCACCGGCAAAAATACCTG GAGCTGAAAAGGCCAGACTTAGTGACATGGCGAGACAACTTTCTGAAACAGCCAGGTCTTGTTGCCAGAGCTAAAGCTGCGGTAGTTGAAAAGCAGGAGGGATGGGGAACGCCAGTG CCACTCAAAACACCACAGAACAAATTCAGAAATGTTAATCAAG GAAATGATTTAAGGTCCAGTGTTCATGGACAAGACCCTCGTATGAAATCACCATTAGTTGAAGATATTCATAGAAAGTCAAACTTGGATGAAGACAAATGTGGCTGGCCCTATTATACTGGGGAAAAGAATGACCAATATGATAGACCTCATCCAGATGAAAACAGACATCAAAGACAATTTGAAAAAACTGAAATTCGAGGAAGATTCTTTCGAGGAGACAactattctaaaagagcagaaacAGAAGTATATGGCAGACCCCATGTAGAACAGGGAGGTGGAAGGAGGCCTCATTCTCAAGAAGACTATGAGGAAGCAAATCTGGGCAGAGGACAGTACTCAAGAGGAGATAGACTCGAGTCCAAAGACTATGATGTCCAAGAGAACGTTTATCAAGAAGATGTGCCAAGAAACAAATTTCGTGACAGAGACCTCAGAATCCACAGTGCAGCTCCGTGCCCAGGAGAATCAGTGTATCAGGAAGAGAAAATGGAGGTTGGTATGTATGCAGCTTATGAGGAAAGAGGATCGGGCATGGAGGTTATGCCAAAGCATGGCAGAAGCTTTCATGATGAGGAGAGAAGGGAGAATGTCAGAGAATTTGCAAGAAGGACTTGGGACGAATCTAATGAGATGCAAGGATACCCTGAAAGGCTAGATCCCAGAGATTTTCCAAGAGCATATTCCCACGAACCAGTTCCAGCCAAGAAGAAAAGGAAGAGCAGGTTCTCTGATGCAACAGCGGAGGAAATAGCAGTTGCACACATGAG ACATTCTCAAGAATTTATCCACAAAGAGAACCTAAGAGGAGCACAGAGACGAGCAAATTCTCCG CTGTTTAATAACCCAGTTGTGGATTCTGGCAGTATGTCCCATGATTATCAACATACTGAAAATGTTCTGGATGTACTT AGTGACATTCAAATTGAAAATCTGGAAGAAGCTAAATTTCTCAAAGAAAAGCTATGCACAGTTTTGAAAGAATTCCAAGCGAATAAAACTGGG GGCCATACTTCACAATTTGCCAGTGAACAGCGCAGAGATGCATATGATAAGGACCTAAGGGATGATCCAGATAGCATTTATTTAGAAAATAGAGATTTCCAAGAGGTCAGACGATATGAAGACGATCCCAGGAGTTTCCAAGAATCCAGACAACATGACAATGAACCTAGAGCATTTGGAGAGGTCAGACGATATGAAGACGATCCCAGTAGTTTCCAAGAATCcagacaacatgacaatgaccctagaGCGTTTGGAGAAGTCAGACGAAATGAAGACGATCCCAGTAGTTTCCAAGAATCcagacaacatgacaatgaccctagaGCGTTTGGAGAGGTCAGACGATATGAAGACGATCCCATGAGTTTCCAAGAATCCAGACAATATGACGATGACCCTAGAGTGTTTGGAGAGGTCGGACAATACAAGGATGACCCCAGAGGTCCTAGAGAAAGCAGATTTTATGAAGATGACTCTAGAGATCACAGAGAGACAAGACGATTTGAGAGTTATCCCAGTGATTTTCAAGAAGCAAGGCAATATGCAGATGATCCCAGAAAACTTCAAAAGACAAGGTTACATGACAACAAAAGAGATTTTCCAGAGCAGAGAGTTTATGAGGATGATCCTAGAGAAGAGGCAGGACGTTACAAAGAATATTCAAGAGCTTCACAAGATAGCAGAGAAGGTCCAAGAGGTACTCATGAGACAAGATATTATGATGATGATTTCAGGGGCTTTGGAAATGTGGATCCTGAAAGAAAATGGGATCATCAGAGAAGGCATTCATTAGAGCGCTTTAAAGGCTTGGGCCCTGAAGACATTGAGAGAGGTTTTCAAG AGAGCATTGGCAAGCCTCCCATTCACTACCAACCACCTTCTCTTCTCGAGAAAACAAGGATATTTCCTGGGAGAGGACAGCAGAGGTTACATCATTATGACCGCCGCCCTGGTGATGAATTCTATGACCCATTCCACCCATCATCCTCACCACCACCAGAAACGACAAACTCCACCAGTCTTGACAAGATTGCATCGACTCTTTTGGAGCTTGTGGCCCGTAGATAA